A single window of Solanum dulcamara chromosome 5, daSolDulc1.2, whole genome shotgun sequence DNA harbors:
- the LOC129888318 gene encoding uncharacterized protein At4g33100, whose translation MGIFKEKKNASQLATSPCAQLREAYHNCFNRWYSDKFLKGEWNKEECVIEWKKYRDCLSQHLDDKHLSRFLEADGIVGGANQNGSKSSAGAPK comes from the exons ATGGGAATCTTCAAGGAGAAGAAAAATGCATCTCAGCTAGCTACTTCACCTTGTGCTCAACTCAGAGAGGCTTACCATAATTGCTTCAACAG GTGGTATTCTGACAAATTTTTGAAGGGTGAGTGGAATAAAGAGGAGTGTGTtatagagtggaagaaataccgAGATTGTCTATCT CAACATCTGGATGATAAGCATTTAAGTAGATTCTTGGAAGCTGATGGAATTGTGGGTGGTGCTAATCAAAATGGTTCAAAGAGTTCTGCTGGTGCTCCCAAGTAA